CAAAAGACCTGTTTTCGCAGGCTCAGAACACGAGTCTGAGGGCTGCAAACGAGTTCGTGGCTAGCAAGTCTCTTAGCAAAAGCCTTGGGATTGAGTGGCGCACTTGGGCCGTCAAAGAAAGCCTGTTGTTTAGGCTCGGATAAATAGGCTGTAATCCCAGGTAAAAATTGGTCTACCTGATTAAGCTTGAGCTCCTTTAATTTGAGTTCAATTTGCTTAATGAGTTCGTTAGGCAATTGCTCGGCGCGTTCTGTAGCGCCTTGCTTTGGATCGGCAAACTTATTCTCTAGACCTGGAATATCTTCGAGAGATTCTGCAAGACGCCAAAGTCCTTCTTGCAGTAATTCTTTAAAGCTAGGAGATCTAAATCCAACAGACCAGGTTTGACAGCCTGAATCTAATGCAATGCCATCATGGGCTACATGCGGCGGTAAGTAGAGCATGTCACCAGGTTCGAGTACCCAATCCTTTTCGGGCTTGAAGTTTTTCAGGATTTTTAAAGGAAGATTAGGGCTAAGGCTTAAATCTTTTTGCTCAGAAATTTTCCATTGCCTTCTACCGGACATCTGAATCAAGAAAACATCGTATGAATCAAAGTGGGGTCCGACACCGCCGCCAATGCCAGCGATGCTAATCATTAAGTCATCTAGGCGCGCATCTGGAATAAATCGGAACCAAGACAGAATATGTGCGGCAGCAGGGTGATGCGCTTCCATGCCTTGAAGTAATAAAGTCCAGTTTGCTTTCTCAATGGCGGGAATCGCCTTTTTAGAAAACGGACCCGTATCAAAACTCCAGGGCTTAGATTTCACCAGGCGAGACTCCACCATTTCATCTTGGGCAAAGGCAGCAAGTTCTTGTGGGGAAATAGGGCTTGCTAATGACTCCCCCTGTTGCGAGCTCAGGACAAAAGCAGGAATTGCGCCGCGAACCAATAAAGGCTTTTTATGCCAGTACTGTTTCATAAACTGGTCTGGGCTAATTCCACCAAATAGGGCCCAAGGCACATTCAGAGGCAGGTTTTTGGGGGCCCTAGGAGGTTGATAGGGCTTGCTCAAGTAAAATGAGGTCATAAAGTAAAAGCTAGTTAAAAATTAATTAAAAACGAATGTCCGACAGATTTAGCATGAAGATTGAAAAAAATACCATCGTATCCCTGCGCTATAAGTTAACCGATGCGCAAAATAATCTCATCGAGGAACCTGATTCTCCGATGGTATACCTGCACGGTGGTTATGAGGGTACTTTCCCAAAAATTGAGACATTGTTAGAGGGTCAG
The window above is part of the Polynucleobacter sp. AP-Kolm-20A-A1 genome. Proteins encoded here:
- a CDS encoding cupin domain-containing protein, with protein sequence MTSFYLSKPYQPPRAPKNLPLNVPWALFGGISPDQFMKQYWHKKPLLVRGAIPAFVLSSQQGESLASPISPQELAAFAQDEMVESRLVKSKPWSFDTGPFSKKAIPAIEKANWTLLLQGMEAHHPAAAHILSWFRFIPDARLDDLMISIAGIGGGVGPHFDSYDVFLIQMSGRRQWKISEQKDLSLSPNLPLKILKNFKPEKDWVLEPGDMLYLPPHVAHDGIALDSGCQTWSVGFRSPSFKELLQEGLWRLAESLEDIPGLENKFADPKQGATERAEQLPNELIKQIELKLKELKLNQVDQFLPGITAYLSEPKQQAFFDGPSAPLNPKAFAKRLASHELVCSPQTRVLSLRKQVFCNGENMTQHQTPEIVRAWQTLSANKSLKTQKLGNINASSLYEAYLAGWLIFEG